The Kiritimatiellia bacterium DNA window GTCGTGCGCAGTTCCCGCTCTTCAAACGGCTTTAATAAATAGCCGAAGGCATTGGCTTCCTTCGCGCGGCCGATGGTGCTTTCATCGGAGAAAGCCGTAAGAAAAACAACGGGCGCGCCCGAATGCGATGTGATCTGCTTCGCGGTTTCAATGCCGTCGGTTTCCCCCTTCAGCATGATATCCATCAGAACGAGGTCGGGGGGCTTTTCCCGGGCGGCGGCCAGCGCCTCCTCGCCCGAGGAAGACACGGCACAGATTGAATAACCGAGGCCCAGCAGGCTGTTTTCAATATCCTTGGCCACAATGGCCTCGTCCTCCACAATCATGATGGAAGGCGGAGGCGCGCTGTTTTTAGGCGGCATTATTTCTGCATTCATATTTTTGTTACGGCAACCCGGCGGCGGCTTTCCGCCCCTATTCTTTCGCGGCAAAATACGCGAAACGCGGCGCTGCGACCCATGGCCAACCGGCCCCCTCCGGCAGGCGATCAACCCGGCGCGCCGTTTCTTCCATAGACACTACCAAATCCACCCGCCAAAAGCACGCCTTTAATATTGCCAGGCGGGAAAAATGTCCGCAAATTTTCTTTCCAACAAGATTAATAATGTGTAAAATGCAAAACAAATGCAAATTAATTTGGCACGGATTTTAGGCTTGGCGTTTTTTGCGATCGCCCTGGCGTCGGCGGGCGAGGCGCGCATCAAGCTCGTGGCCCTGCCCGACCGCGCCAAAACCGTTATCCGCCTGGATAATCCGCGCGCCACCCTGATAGAAGAGGAACGGCTCCTCCCCCTTCAAAAAGGGCTGAACAAGATTGATTTTTCATGGAAAGGCGTCAGCATTGACGAGGATTCCATCCGGCTTCTGCCCCTTGGCAAACCCGAAGACGTTGTGATTTTGAACGTGAGTTATCCGCCCGGTGAAGAAGCCCTGCTCTGGGAAATCAACAGCCGGGAAGCCGGCGAACAGCCAATCCGGATATCGTATCTCCTTTCCAATATAGACCGGCTTATCGCCTACCGGCTGATGGTTGACAAGCCCGAAACAAAAGCCGACCTGGCGGGATACGTAATCCTGCGCAATTTCTCGGGCGAGGATTTTGAACGCTCTGTCGTAAGCCTCGGCCAGGGCGGCCCTTTTGAACAGCAGGCGCTGAGCCATGAGGAAACGCGCCGGATTCTTTTCTTGAAGGCGCCCGCCGTGCCGATAAAAAAAACATGGACATTTGACGCCGCCCGCAAGCCCTGGGACCCGGCGGAGCTTGACCGGAACGTCGGTATTCCCGTGTTTTATGAAATAACCAACTCCCGGGAAAACAACCTCGGCCAATTCATGCTTTGGGGCGGCAAATGCCGGGTTCATCAGGACGACGGCCGGGCAACCGCTATTTTCCTGGGCGAGGATGAGGCCCAAGTCGTCCCCGTCGGCGAAAAAATGGAAATCGGCGTGGGCGAAAGCCGCGACATTTCCGTGACCCAGCGGCTCATGGAACAGCGCCGGGTCAACTTGCGCAAAAACACGGACGAACGGATCATTCTTTACGACAGCGACGAAACGATCTCCGCCAAAATTGAAAATTTCAAGGATAAACCCGCCGCATTGACCATGTTACAGCATATCCGCGGGCAATGGGAAATGGCGGAATGCAATTTGAAATACGAGCGCAAAGACGCCGAAACCATCCGTTTTTTAATTGATCTGCCGCCGCAAGGACGGCAGGAACTGAAAATGCATTATATCCGCCGGAATATCCGCCCGGGGATGGAAAACGTTTCCGTGTGCGGGAAAAAGTGAAAGGATGCTTTCTTTGCGATTGAACCGATATCGCCATCACGGGCGGCGCGGCAAACATGCCGTTACTCCGCCCTCTTTTCTCACCGCGCGGGCGATGGCTTCCCGCCCCGCCCTTATTCCGCTTATGCTTCTGGCCTTTTTTTGCGCCGCCCCGCTCCCCTCCCCGGCGAAAACCGATTTGGTTACATTGCCGGCCCGGGAAAACGTGCAGTTGACCATTTATAATTCCGCGGATCTGACGCTGGTCCGCGAACAGCGCCTGCTGACCTTGAGGTCCGGGCTGAACCGTTTGCAGTTTTCCTGGGCCGGCACCCTTATTGACCCGACGAGCCTGGAACTGACGCCGAAGGAACACGGCGATAAAATTGAGGTTGTTTCCCTGGCTTATCCGCCGCGCGTTGCGCAGGCGGGGGTTTGGAGCGTCAACAGCCGCGCGGCATGCAAGGTGCCGGTTGAAATCACCTATTTGACGAGCGGTCTTTCATGGCGGGCTTTTTACCTCGGGCTGATTTCCGAAGACGAGTGCTCAATGCGCCTGGAAGCGTACGTCCGGGTAAACAACAACAGCGGCGAGGATTACGAGAACGCCAGCACGCGTTTAATCGTGGGCACAATCCATATTCTGGATGAAATCGCCGCCCTCGCCCGGCGCCATTACCCGTATGGCACTCCCCTGCCCCTCTTGCCTGATAGCGTCCGCGTGGACGGTGATATGCGGTTGGAAGACAAAGTAAGAAGACAAACTGCCAAATCCCAGGTGGTGCTGGCCGCCGCAGGGGCCATGGCGCCGAAGGAAATCGTCAAGGAAGGCCTGAGCGAATACTTTTTATACACCATTGAAGGCACGGAAACCATTCCGCACGGCTGGGGCAAACGTTTGCCAAGTTTTTCGGCGGACAATATCGCCATCACCAATCTTTACAAGTACGAAGAGGAAAAATACGGGCGGCAGGTAACGCGTTTCATCAGTTTCATCAACGATAAGGCCAACCATCTGGGGGAAACCCCCATCCCGGACGGCCAAATGAGGTTTTTCCGCCTTATTGACAAGGCCGGCGCGCTTTCCTACGAAGGCCGGTCGGAATTCAAGTATATCCCAGTAAACAAAGAAGCGGAATTAAACCTCGGCCCCGTTGACAACGTGGTCGTTGAAATCACTTTGATGGATTTCAAAAGCGATAATTACATTTTTGACGTCCATAAAAACATTTGCGGCTGGGATGAAATCCGCGAATTCAAGGTTGAAGTCAAAAACACCCGGCCTTTGCCGGTGCGGGTGGAAATAAAACGCCGTCTGCCGGTCCCCTCCTGGGAAATGACCCGCGGCGGCGACTGCGGGAATTTTGAGAAAATTGATCTGCAGACGGTAAAATTCACGCTCTCCCTGCCGGCCGCTTCAAAAAAGGAATTCCGTTACATTGCCACAACCAGGCACGGCACGCGGGCGGAAAGATAATCGCACAGGGAGGTTCACATGAAAAACAAACTTCTGGCAACAAGTCTGACGGCGTTTATGGCATTTTGTTTTTTAGAGAACGGTTTCGCGCAGCAACAGCCTTGCTGCCAGGCCGGCGCCCCTTTCGGTCCGCCCGGCTTGAAAATGCAAAAAACACAGCCATCGGCCCGTGCCGAGGACTGGGTCAATGCCTGGCAAGCGGCCAAACAGGCCTGCCCCGGGGCGGACACCGTGGCAATTCAGTTGGTTGACCGGTTGGGGCCGTCCTTCCAGGCGTTGAAAGTTTTTGAATCCGTTACTCTGGCGGCCTTCGGCGAACTCCTCGTAATCACCGTCAAAGAAACGAAAAAAAAGGAAGAACAGGTTATCGTAATCCGCGCCGCCGACATGGTCAGAATTGAGGCCGTCCGGCGCGCGGGCGCGCAAGATTGACGATAGTGTTTTTGAGCCGCCGGGCGCAAGCTGTTTTATTCGCTTTCCGATGTATCCCCGTCAGCCGACCGGCGAGCCAGGCGGCGCGCCGCGAATTTAAGGAGCGGCACAATTGCGATCCCCCCCAGCGCAGTGAGCGCGCCCATGAGAAAGATGCGGGCGATTCCGGCCGGAGTATCCGGCCATGCCTCTCCGGCGCATGACGACTGCGGCCCGTAATACAAAAGGACAAGCGCAATGAGAATCACCGGCACGGGCAGTATCCAGGAAAGCAGACGCTTGGCGTAATCCGGAAGCGGCGCGTACCAGACCAGGCAACTGATGAACGCCGTAGCCGCGGTTCCGGCGGCATACGCCGTCAGAAGCTTCAATAAATGTTCGCTCACTTGAAGGTCTCAATATTTAATTTTTCTCGGACCGCTCATATTGGAGCAGCTGGCGGCAGGCATTAATGAACGTTTCGGACAGGCTGATCTCTTCGCGGGCCTGCGCCTCGGTGAAATGCGAGAACGCGGTATAATCGCTCAATTCGCGATAGGTCTCAAGGCGGGATAAATGACCCGCGGTTTCTTCCGTAACCGTGCCGGCCCGCACAAAATTATGATGGAACAACTGAATGACCCCGCGATGGGTTTTTGCTTCAATGCCGCGCGAAACAAGAAGGGCGCGCGCCCAATGAAAAGCGGCATAATATGCCCGTGAAACGGCGTCATTATAAAAGCCGGACGATAAAAGATGCCGGGCGGCGCCAAGCGCTTCGTCTCCGCGCCGCGCTTCGTCGTCAGAATTTTTTACGGCATTATCTTTTGTCATAAATCCATTCCTTCCCGCTGCACTTCAATGGCAAAGAGACGCTCGCGTTCCAGTAATCGGGCAAAATCCGACTCAGCCATAAATAAAGGCTGGATGAGGATGCCGCTGCCGCCGACTCCCAGTTCCGTTGCCCGGCAAATAAGCCAACGTTCATCATCGCCGGCAATATGATCCAGCAAAACAAGGATATCAATATCCGATTCCGGCGACCAGTCTCCCCGCGCCGCAGAACCGTAAAGACAAATCCGGCGCAATCGGTTTTTGAAGTGTTCCCTTGTTTCCAATGCGTATTGACGGGCCAGATTCCTCACCTCGGCCAGCTTTGTCCCGCCGGTTTCAATGTCGGTTTTGGCGATCATAATGACCATCCCAGCATGGAATTAAATTTATCATCAGTTCTGACAAAATCAAGCCGCATCGTTCCGGCAAAACGGGCGGTGAATTAAAAAACAATCGCGGAAAAGACCGGATAATTCGCCAGTTTGGCCCGTCCCTTAAGGCCGGCCAGTTCAATCAGAAAGGCGATTTCCTTTATCTTTCCGCCCAGTTTTTCAATCATGGCCGCGGTGGCCGCGGCCGTGCCGCCCGTGGCCAGAAGGTCGTCAATGACAAGAATGGTCTCGCCCGGCTGGATGGCGTCAACATGCATGCTGAGCGCGGCGGAACCGTATTCAAGCTCGTAGGATTGCTCTATTGTTTGGAAAGGCAATTTGCCTTTTTTGCGGACCGGGATAAAGCCGGCGTCGAGTTTAAGCGCCGCCGCCGCGCCGAAAATAAAGCCGCGCGCGTCAACCGCCGCCACTTTGCTGACGCTCCCCCTGGGATGGCGCTTGCAAAGGATGTTGACGGCCGCCTTAAAAAGACGGGGGTCGGCCAGGACGGGGGTGATATCCCTGAAAATAATGCCCTTCTGCGGAAAATCGGGGATATCGCGGATGGCGGACTTGATTTTTTTAATGCTCATAATTTTGCTCCTCTGGATTGTTATGGCCTTTCAACGCTAAATTAACATTTCGCAAAAAACGTTCCAAGCCAATTCTTTCAACCGGAGTTCCGCTGAATTTTTTCGCAAATTCCTCCTGATTCAAGGCGGCTAATTCCGCAAGCGGCGGCACGACGGAAGGCGGCACGTCAAATTCGGGCATGACCGGCGCCGGGCGGCGGCGGTTCCACGGGCAAACCGCGGTGCAACAATCGCATCCGAAAATCGAATTGCCTGCAAAAGGCTGCCGGGCCGGGTCAAGTCCGCCTTTGTGTTCAACGGTCAAATAAGAAATGCAGCGCCGCGCGTCAACACAATTGCCGGGCATTATCGCGCCGGCCGGACAGGCGTCAACGCAAAGGCGGCAAGCGCCGCATTGCGGCCGCAATTCACGGTCCGGCTCAAGCGCGATATTGACCATCAATTCTCCGAGAAAAAAACAGCATCCGATTTCCGGGTTGACCACGCTTCCCTGCCGGCCGATCCATCCTATTCCCGCCCGCACCGCCCATTCCCTTTCGGCCAGCGGGGCCGAATCAACACACACGCGCCCGCCGCAGGCGCGGCCGGTTTTCGCGTCAAGCGCCGCGGAAAGCTGTTTCAGCTTTGCCCGCACGACATCATGGTAATCCGCGCCGCGCGCATAGTTTGATATCGGACAATCATTTTGTTCCGCAGGATAAGGGGCGGCCGCGACGATAATGGATTTTGCCTGCGGCGCCAGGTTGCGCGGGTCGGCGCGCAGCGCCGCGCGTTTTTTCAAATAATCCATCCCGCCGCAGCAACCGCGGGAAAGCCATTCATTAAAAGCGGGAAAGGATTTGCTCGGCCCGGCGGCGGCAATCCCCACCGCGCCGAAACCGAGCGCAAACGCCTGCTCGCGGATAAATTGTTCAAGCTTCATATCCGGAAAGAGCCGGTCGCGGCAAGTTTGGATGGCGCCCCGGCCGCCTTAAGCGTCCCTTGTCAAGATCAGCATGACCTCTTCCGCCACTTCCCGCGGAGCGAGGCCGGAAGTATTTATGCGGTTCGGAATTGACTCATAGAGGCCGCGGCGCTGTTCCATCAGATTTTTAATGTTCTGGAGCTTATCGCTTTTTTCCAGCAGCGGTCGCGCAGTTGAAGAAGAAACCCGGCGCAGAATTTCCTCTTCGGCGGCGAACAGACAAATCACCTTTCCGGTCCGGCTGAAATCGCGGACATTGTCCGGATCAAGGACAATGCCGCCGCCGGCGGCGATGACCTGGTTTTTTGCGGCCGCAAGCTCACGCGCCAGTTGCCGTTCCATATTGCGGAAATACGGCTCGCCGTCCTCGGCAAAAATGCGGGCGATGGATTTGCCGGTCCGCTCTTCCAGTTCGGAATCCATGTCAACGAATTTCTTGCGCAATTGTTCCGCCAGTATTTTTCCAACTGTGGTTTTGCCGGTCCCCATGAAACCGGCGAGGATTATGTTTCCAGACATGATATTTTCCTGTCAAATGGAACGGCTTAAGGCGGGCTTATGCCCGCAACCCAAATTAAAAAAAAGAACAACTACGGAGTCGCCGAGGCACGGAGTTAAACAAGAGGAGCTTTTGGTCAAATTTGAGGCCGGCGTCCCGCCGCTCCTAAATTTGACAAACCCAGTTCTCTTTTGGAGGAAGACGAGAGATTCCATCTGTTCTTCAACCGCCATTTTATGCTCCTTCTTTCTCCAATACAGTTCGTTGCTTGAAATCAGGTTTTGCGTCCGGTAAAATCTGATTTCAAGCAATCTCTTCTTCGCATCCTATCTCTGTGGTGAATCTTTTCAGATCAAACTTTCCTGTTGTTTGGCACAGCTTCAAACGTTTAAGATGCGCTCCGCAGCCAGCCCAAATACGCGGACCACCAATCGCTTCCCCCCGCCATCCAGACGATTGCCGCCAGAGCGAGATACGGTCCGAACGGGATTTTACTGCCCATGCCTTTCCGCCCGCACAAAACCATGGCAAGCCCGGCCAGGGCGCCGGCCAGGGAGGCGATCATAATCGTGAAAACAACCGCCTGCCAGCCGAGGAAAGCGCCAAGCGCCGCCAGCAGTTTCACATCCCCCATGCCCATGGCTTCCTTCCGGAAAGCCAGGCGGCCGAGTTCTCCGACCAGCCAGAGAGACATGCCGCCGATCAGCATTCCCACGAATGCGGTGCGGAAAGATTCCGCATGGGTGTTCACCCCGTGGAGTTGCGGAAAAACAATGCTGATCAGCAACCCGGCAAAAATGCCGCCGATTGTGATCTGATCGGGGATAATCATGTAATCAAAGTCTATGAAGGTGGCGATAATCAACCCCGTTGCGACCAGCCAGTAGACAAGAGTCCGGACGTCAAATCCGTAACGCAGGAAAACGACCAGGAAAAGCGCGCCCGTCAGCAGCTCAACCAGAAAGTAACGCCGCGATATTTCACCCGTACAGGCCCGGCAGCGGCCGCCCAGAAAAAGGAGGCTTAGCAACGGGATATTGTCAAACCAGGCGATCAACGCCCCGCAATCCGGACAATGCGAGCGCGGCACGATTACGGAACGCCCCAGCGGCATGCGGTAGATGCAGACATTTGCAAAACTGCCGATACATGTTCCCAGGATGAAAGCGATAATGCTGTAAAAAACAAATATTGCGTAAGGCATGAAAGCCCCTTAAATCTGGATCACAACTCGCGTCCGTACACGGCTTTTTCCAGGGTTTTGCGCATGACGTCAATCGGGGCTTTTTTTCCGGTCCAGAGTTCCAGCGCAAGCGCGCCCTGGAAGAGAAGCATATCAAGACCGTTGGCGGCCAGGGCGCCCGCCGCCCGGGCAATTTTCATCAGCCCCGTTTCGGGGAACATGTAAATCAGGTCGTAAAATTTTTGTTTCCGCGAAAAGGCGTCCTTGTCAAGCAAGGGAAGATCGTTCGGGTGCATGCCGACCGGCGTGGCTTGCACCACCAGGTCGGCGGAACGCGCCGCGCGGTTGCGCGCCGCGCGCGGCGCGGGCGCGATTTCAAGGTCAATGCGCGGCCGGGCGGCTTTGATGTCCACCGCCAGTTTTTCCGCGCGTTTCAGGTCGGAATCGGCCAGCACAATTTTTTTTGCGCCCGCCCCGGCGCAGGCCAGGGCCACCGCGCGGCCGGCTCCGCCGCAGCCCAACAGAAAAACAATCTGCCCTTCCGGCGAGCATTTAAAAGTTTTTTTGAGCGCCGCCAGAAACCCATGCCCATCCGTGCTGTAGCCTTTCATGCCGCCGGGAAAGAACTTTACGGTGTTCACCGAGCCGAGCCGCCGGGCGGCGGGATCAATGTTTTTCAACCCGCGGAAAGCCGCTTCCTTGAGCGGCACCGTAAGATTGACGCCGGCGAACCCCATTTCCATCATGCTTTTCAAAGTATCCAGCAACCGTTCGGGCCGGACATCAAACGCCAGGTAGACCGCGTCCAGCCCCATTTTTTCCAGGGCCGCATTCTGCATTTGGGGGGAAAGCGAATGGGCAATCGGGTGACCGATGACGGCATAGAGTCTGGTAGAGGAAGAGATGTTCATGATGCTTGCTTCCCGCCCATCGTCAAATGCCGGTTTACGCACGCCAGATAGGCGGCTGCGCTGGCCTGGACAATATCGGTGTTGGCGGCTTTCCCGCTGACAATGTCCGCGCCGAACGAGACGCGGACGCTCACTTCACCCTGGGCGTCTTTGCCGATGGTAACGGCCTGGATGGAATAATCAACCAATTTTCCCTTCACGCCGGAGATCCGGTCTATTGTTTTCAATGCGGCGTCCACCGGGCCGTCGCCGCAGGCCGCGTCCTGGATGATGTTGTCGCCTTTCTTCAGGCGGATAGTGGCGGTGGGCACGGTTTTCGTCCCGGTCGTCACATTGAGGTAATCAAGAATATACAAACCACCGGCGGCCTCCTCCATTTCATCGCGCGCAATGGCGACCAGGTCGTCATCATAGACGGCCTTTTTCTTGTCGGCCAGTTCAATGAAACGGCCGTAGGCCCGCTCCAGTTCGCGCGGGCTCAATTTGAATCCCATGCGCGCGAGCCTTTCGCGGAAAGCGTGCCGGCCGGAATGTTTTCCGAGAATGAGTTCCGAGCCTTCAATGCCGACGTCCTGCGGGCGCATGATTTCGTAAGTTGTTCTTTCCTTGAGGATGCCGTCCTGATGAATGCCGGCCTCATGGGCAAAGGCATTGGCGCCGACAATCGCCTTGTTGCGTTGAACGACCATGCCGGTGAGTCCGCTGACAAGCTTGCTGGCGCGGTGCAATTCGCGCGTCAAAACATCCGTTTTCAGATGAAAGGCGTCCGCGCGGGTCCGCAAGGCCATGACGAGTTCCTCAAGGGCGCAGTTCCCGGCTCTTTCGCCGATGCCGTTGATAGTGCATTCCACGCCGCGCGCGCCGTTTTTCAAGGCGGCCAGCGAATTGGCCACCGCCAGGCCGAGATCATTGTGACAGTGCACATTGATAACCGCCCCGGAAATATTCGGGACATTTTCAAACAGGGAGGCAATCAGCGCTCCGAATTCATGCGGCACGGCATAACCGACTGTGTCGGGAATATTCACGGTGGCGGCCCCGGCGTCAATCACGGCCCGCGTAACCTCCGCGAGAAAATCCGGCTCCGTGCGGGTGGCGTCCTCGGGACTGAACTCCACGTCCGGGCAGAGGCGGCGCGCGTAGCGGACGGCGGAGGATGCCTGGCGGAGAATTTCTTTTTTATCCATTTTAAGCTTGAAGCGCCGGTGGATGGGGGAAGTGGCCAGGAAAACGTGGATTCTCCCGCGTTTACCGGCCGGCGCGACCGCCTCCGCGCAGCGTTCAATGTCCTTTTTCAGGCATCTTGACAGGCCGGCAATGCGCGGCCCCTTGATGTTTTCGGCGATGGCCTTTACCGCGTGAAAATCGTCCGGGGATGCGATCGGGAATCCGGCCTCAATCACGTCAACATTGAGACGCGCCAGTTGGCGCGCGATTTCCAGTTTTTCGCGGTGGTTGAGGCTGGCGCCCGGGCACTGCTCGCCGTCCCGGAGGGTTGTGTCAAAAATCAAAACCTTGTCAGGTTTCATTGTCTTCTCCATAGCTTGTCATTTTTATAAAGTCACATCCACAACTCCCTTGCTATTCCTTCCCCTCCGTCCTTCCCAGGGCAATCACTCCGGTCCGGGAAACATCCACGATACCGTTTGCCCGCACCAATTCAAGGAAATTGTCAATTTCATCGCTGCCGCCGACAATCTGAATTGTGAGCGATTTATGATGGACATGAACCACCTCGGCCTTGAAGAGGGAGGCCAGCTCCATGACTGACGAGCGATTCCGGCCGGAAATCTGCACTTTTATCAAAGCCAGTTCGCGGTCAATGAACTTTTCGCCGGTCAAATCGTAGACCTTGATGACGTCCACCAGCTTGTTCAGCTGTTTGGTCACCTGTTCCAGGACGCGGTCGTCTCCGGGCACGGTCATGGTGATTCTGGAAACCGTCAGGTCATGGGTCGGCGCCACGTTGAGCGTCTCAATATTATAACCGCGGCCGGAAATCAGGCCGACCACCCGGGCCAGGACGCCGGGCTTGTTTTCAACCAGAACTGAAATAACATGTTTCATGTTTTTAACCTGTTAATGCTTTTATCCTTCTTCCTTTGTGCCTCTCTTCTTACGCCATGCTTTGAATCATTTCGGTCAGGGAGGCGCCCGCCGGGACCATGGGATACACGTTGGCCTCAGGCTCAACCATGCACTCCACGACCACGGGGCCGTCATGGGTAAACGCCTTTTTCAAGGTTGCCTCAACCTGCGCGCGCGCCTCCACTCTGAGTCCGAGCGCGCCGTGGGCTTCGGCCAGCCTGACGAAATCCGGCAGGTATTTGGCGCCTTTTTTTGTCTTGATGTTTTCATTCTTGCCGCGCTCCGCCTGTCCCAAACGCGTGGCGGAATATTCCTTTTTGTAAAACAGTTCCTGCCATTGCCGCACCATTCCCAGGTAACCGTTGTTCAGGATAACGATTTTGATCGGCACGTTATGCTCAACCGCCACCACCACTTCCTGGAAATTCATCTGCGCACTGCCGTCGCCGGAAATATCAACCACGATTTTATCGGGCCGGGCGATCTGGGCGCCGATGGCCGCCGGCAGACCGAAGCCCATGGTGCCCAGGCCGCCGGACGAGATAAAAGTCCGCGGCTGGGTATATTTATAATACTGAGCGGCCCACATCTGGTGCTGGCCGACCTCGGTAACAATGACCGCCTCGCCCTTGGTCAGGCTGTAAATCTGCTCAATGACGTACTGCGGCATCAATTTTTTGGAATCGCGGTCATAAGAGAAGGGATGTTTTTCTTTCCACGCCATAATCTGTTCTCGCCATTCTTTCCTTTCCCCGGAGTCAACATGGGGAAGCAATGCGCGCAGAATGCTTTTCACATCGCCCACAACCGGGATATCAACCGGCACGCTTTTTGAAATGGCGCTGGGATCAATGTCAATATGGGCGATCCGCGCTTTGGGCGCAAATTCCGATATCTTGCCCGTCACCCGGTCGTCAAACCGGGCGCCGATTGAAACCAGCAGATCGCAATGGTGCGTGGCGTAATTGGCCGTAACGCTCCCATGCATGCCGAGCATACGCAGGGCCAAGGCGTCCGTTTCCGGAAAGGCTCCCAATCCCAGAAGCGTGGTAGTGACCGGCAGTCCGCTTTTATGCGCCAGCGCCGCCACTTCCGCGGCGGCGTTGCCTGCAATGGCGCCACCGCCGACGTAAAGGAGCGGACGGGCGGCCTTGTTTATCGCTTCCGCCAGCCGCGCGATCTGTTTGGGATGGCCATCGGTCGTCGGGTGGTAACTGCGGATATCCACCGCGTCCGGCGTCGGGGCGGACGTTGAGGCGCGCTGGACATCCTTGGGAATATCTATCAGCACCGGGCCGGGCCGGCCGGTGGCGGCGATGTGAAAAGCTTCCGCGATAATCCGCGGCAATTCATCCACGTTGCGGACCAGATAATTATGTTTGGTCACCGGGCGCGTAATGCCGGTGATATCCGCCTCCTGAAAGGCGTCATTGCCGATCATGGGGGTTGGAACCTGCCCGGTGATGCAGACCAGAGGGATGGAATCCATGTTGGCGTTGGCCAGTCCGGTCACGGTATTGGTGGCGCCGGGGCCGGAAGTCGCCAGGCAGCAGCCGACCTTGCCGCTGGCGCGCGCGTAGCCGTCGGCCATATGGGTGGCGCCCTGCTCGTGCCGGGCCAGGATGAATTCAAACGGCGCGTGGTATAATTTGTTAAAAATATCCAGAACCGAGCCGCCCGGCAGACCGAATATGGTTTTCACGCCCGCCTTTTTCAATCCGTCAATCAAACATTCAACTCCTGTGCGCATATATCCCCCTGTCAGAATAATTCGTGGTATTGGCTTATATCATACTGAAAACAAAAAACCCACCGTTTTTTTCGGCGGGTTCAAATCTCGTCCGGGTTATACGATGGTCCGTATCAGCCGGGAGGTTCTCCCACCGCGGGACGCAACACTACAAGCAGGCCGGCAACCGACAGCCCCGCCCCTTTTAACCGCGCGATGGAAGTTTTATTGCTCATGGCCAACTTTTTATCAATGCAATTTTAACATGTCAAATGTTTTTTTGTTTTTTTTGTAATGCATCAGTCTTATGGGTATTTGGTGAGATTTGATGATTCTGAGAATGCGCGGCGCATTTCGTTCGAA harbors:
- a CDS encoding DUF4139 domain-containing protein, coding for MLSLRLNRYRHHGRRGKHAVTPPSFLTARAMASRPALIPLMLLAFFCAAPLPSPAKTDLVTLPARENVQLTIYNSADLTLVREQRLLTLRSGLNRLQFSWAGTLIDPTSLELTPKEHGDKIEVVSLAYPPRVAQAGVWSVNSRAACKVPVEITYLTSGLSWRAFYLGLISEDECSMRLEAYVRVNNNSGEDYENASTRLIVGTIHILDEIAALARRHYPYGTPLPLLPDSVRVDGDMRLEDKVRRQTAKSQVVLAAAGAMAPKEIVKEGLSEYFLYTIEGTETIPHGWGKRLPSFSADNIAITNLYKYEEEKYGRQVTRFISFINDKANHLGETPIPDGQMRFFRLIDKAGALSYEGRSEFKYIPVNKEAELNLGPVDNVVVEITLMDFKSDNYIFDVHKNICGWDEIREFKVEVKNTRPLPVRVEIKRRLPVPSWEMTRGGDCGNFEKIDLQTVKFTLSLPAASKKEFRYIATTRHGTRAER
- a CDS encoding HEPN domain-containing protein yields the protein MTKDNAVKNSDDEARRGDEALGAARHLLSSGFYNDAVSRAYYAAFHWARALLVSRGIEAKTHRGVIQLFHHNFVRAGTVTEETAGHLSRLETYRELSDYTAFSHFTEAQAREEISLSETFINACRQLLQYERSEKN
- a CDS encoding nucleotidyltransferase domain-containing protein; this translates as MIAKTDIETGGTKLAEVRNLARQYALETREHFKNRLRRICLYGSAARGDWSPESDIDILVLLDHIAGDDERWLICRATELGVGGSGILIQPLFMAESDFARLLERERLFAIEVQREGMDL
- a CDS encoding adenine phosphoribosyltransferase, which produces MSIKKIKSAIRDIPDFPQKGIIFRDITPVLADPRLFKAAVNILCKRHPRGSVSKVAAVDARGFIFGAAAALKLDAGFIPVRKKGKLPFQTIEQSYELEYGSAALSMHVDAIQPGETILVIDDLLATGGTAAATAAMIEKLGGKIKEIAFLIELAGLKGRAKLANYPVFSAIVF
- the queG gene encoding tRNA epoxyqueuosine(34) reductase QueG — its product is MKLEQFIREQAFALGFGAVGIAAAGPSKSFPAFNEWLSRGCCGGMDYLKKRAALRADPRNLAPQAKSIIVAAAPYPAEQNDCPISNYARGADYHDVVRAKLKQLSAALDAKTGRACGGRVCVDSAPLAEREWAVRAGIGWIGRQGSVVNPEIGCCFFLGELMVNIALEPDRELRPQCGACRLCVDACPAGAIMPGNCVDARRCISYLTVEHKGGLDPARQPFAGNSIFGCDCCTAVCPWNRRRPAPVMPEFDVPPSVVPPLAELAALNQEEFAKKFSGTPVERIGLERFLRNVNLALKGHNNPEEQNYEH
- a CDS encoding shikimate kinase, with the protein product MSGNIILAGFMGTGKTTVGKILAEQLRKKFVDMDSELEERTGKSIARIFAEDGEPYFRNMERQLARELAAAKNQVIAAGGGIVLDPDNVRDFSRTGKVICLFAAEEEILRRVSSSTARPLLEKSDKLQNIKNLMEQRRGLYESIPNRINTSGLAPREVAEEVMLILTRDA
- a CDS encoding prepilin peptidase; the protein is MPYAIFVFYSIIAFILGTCIGSFANVCIYRMPLGRSVIVPRSHCPDCGALIAWFDNIPLLSLLFLGGRCRACTGEISRRYFLVELLTGALFLVVFLRYGFDVRTLVYWLVATGLIIATFIDFDYMIIPDQITIGGIFAGLLISIVFPQLHGVNTHAESFRTAFVGMLIGGMSLWLVGELGRLAFRKEAMGMGDVKLLAALGAFLGWQAVVFTIMIASLAGALAGLAMVLCGRKGMGSKIPFGPYLALAAIVWMAGGSDWWSAYLGWLRSAS
- the aroE gene encoding shikimate dehydrogenase codes for the protein MNISSSTRLYAVIGHPIAHSLSPQMQNAALEKMGLDAVYLAFDVRPERLLDTLKSMMEMGFAGVNLTVPLKEAAFRGLKNIDPAARRLGSVNTVKFFPGGMKGYSTDGHGFLAALKKTFKCSPEGQIVFLLGCGGAGRAVALACAGAGAKKIVLADSDLKRAEKLAVDIKAARPRIDLEIAPAPRAARNRAARSADLVVQATPVGMHPNDLPLLDKDAFSRKQKFYDLIYMFPETGLMKIARAAGALAANGLDMLLFQGALALELWTGKKAPIDVMRKTLEKAVYGREL